Proteins found in one Ctenopharyngodon idella isolate HZGC_01 chromosome 16, HZGC01, whole genome shotgun sequence genomic segment:
- the si:dkeyp-77h1.4 gene encoding protein diaphanous homolog 1 has product MQNLRLLILSVLFHSAFSATLKAQELSQTLFFGEDFHIPMPAGNAEVLFRPSIVPGREKSLMSSGKVVDLRAKLNIALTHLILENVGESDEGVYTIKSDQSAEDITRITLYVRDCSSELIVKYGSDFHVSLNDISESVGVGFRHSSVEANQTSLPAVELLKVDGTSMENYQERIEITPQKFTLRAVTGADEGSYTFTDSSGKVKKKICLNVKAHQIFVTLLYGSTLKINLHLNSSLARLLYTPKSDNHKYLIMESGQINLPPNLDLEGRLSLEDSMCLLTDVKASDAGVFSVTDLQGFLVSDVHLEIEAYKLPKLYIAIIALVALLVLLLLVCLVSCLVKIRKRAAKARAIEEKAQNAGKVEGDTFRKVVKEACTRQNEEAPALSQKEDITEKSQSTEVSIKGLEVSTKEPSLQERNMETSDSGVGFNTTGLPLDSDTDAPTIALADSDVLSTSAAPDVKAIPNQVPEPKTAPSPLKPAPTSDLKPAPVTKSTAPPPPSPEPKPPVTPTPESKPAATPEPKVTISPPPETKPTLSPSPEPKQPVTPDPKPISPAPEADVKPIPSPTPESPKASLPTPDEKPAVTPDAKPAVSPTPEPTPAKVGTPEQKPTLSPTPDLKTPDPKPVSPISEPKPPVSPILDSKPTTNGTPESKEPSAPLSPGLDAKGTTPPKTPESGKSSVKTPELISSGGLDSASPNDSAPPSSTDGAATN; this is encoded by the exons ATGCAGAATCTGAGACTGCTCATCTTAAGCGTGCTGTTCCACTCAG CATTCTCTGCAACTCTGAAAG CCCAAGAACTGTCCCAGACATTGTTTTTTGGGGAAGACTTCCACATCCCCATGCCAGCAGGTAATGCTGAAGTGTTGTTCAGGCCTTCGATTGTTCCAGGACGTGAGAAGTCGCTGATGAGTTCTGGGAAAGTGGTTGATCTTCGTGCCAAACTCAACATTGCTTTGACCCACCTGATCTTGGAGAATGTTGGAGAAAGTGATGAAGGAGTCTACACCATCAAATCTGACCAAAGCGCAGAGGATATTACACGCATCACACTCTATGTTAGAG ATTGCTCTAGTGAGCTCATTGTTAAGTATGGTTCAGATTTTCACGTTTCGCTCAATGATATCTCAGAGTCGGTGGGTGTGGGCTTTCGTCACAGCTCAGTGGAGGCTAATCAGACTTCACTACCGGCTGTGGAACTGCTGAAAGTTGATGGAACATCCATGGAGAACTACCAAGAGCGCATCGAGATCACTCCTCAAAAGTTCACTCTGCGTGCTGTTACAGGGGCTGATGAAGGCAGTTACACCTTCACCGACTCCAGTGGGAAAGTCAAGAAGAAGATCTGCCTGAATGTTAAAG cACATCAGATATTTGTAACCCTTTTATACGGTAGCACTCTGAAAATAAACCTGCACTTAAATAGCTCCTTAGCTCGCCTGCTGTACACCCCTAAGTCTGATAACCACAAGTATTTGATTATGGAGAGCGGACAGATCAACCTGCCTCCTAACCTGGATCTGGAAGGTCGCCTCTCTTTGGAGGATTCTATGTGTCTTCTGACAGATGTGAAGGCCAGTGATGCTGGAGTTTTCAGTGTGACTGACCTTCAGGGATTCCTGGTGTCTGATGTTCACCTGGAGATAGAAG caTACAAGCTTCCTAAACTCTACATTGCCATCATCGCTTTGGTAGCATTATTGGTGTTGCTGCTTTTGGTGTGCTTGGTGTCATGTTTGGTGAAGATACGCAAACGTGCAGCAAAAGCCAGAGCCATTGAGGAGAAAGCCCAGAATGCAGGGAAAGTGGAGGGTGATACCTTCAGAAAG GTTGTGAAAGAAGCCTGTACCCGTCAGAATGAGGAAGCCCCGGCCCTGTCACAGAAAGAAGACATCACTGAGAAATCACAGAGCACAGAGGTCAGCATTAAG GGTTTGGAGGTGTCTACTAAAGAGCCAAGCCTACAAGAGAGGAACATGGAGACCAGTGACTCTGGAGTGGGCTTTAATACCACTGGGCTCCCACTTGACAGTGACACTGATGCCCCAACAATAGCCTTAGCAGATTCTGATGTATTGAGTACCTCTGCTGCTCCTGACGTCAAAGCCATTCCCAACCAAGTTCCAGAGCCAAAGACGGCCCCCTCACCTCTAAAACCAGCACCAACTTCAGATCTAAAACCAGCACCTGTGACCAAGTCGACGGCTCCTCCACCACCTTCTCCTGAACCCAAACCACCAGTAACACCAACACCTGAATCCAAACCTGCTGCTACACCTGAACCAAAAGTGACCATCTCACCACCAcctgaaacaaaaccaaccttAAGCCCATCGCCAGAACCCAAACAACCCGTGACACCTGATCCGAAACCAATAAGTCCAGCACCTGAGGCTGATGTTAAACCAATTCCAAGTCCAACCCCTGAATCTCCAAAAGCTTCATTGCCAACTCCTGATGAGAAACCAGCCGTTACTCCAGATGCCAAACCAGCAGTTTCACCTACTCCTGAACCCACACCAGCTAAAGTTGGCACCCCTGAACAGAAACCCACCTTAAGCCCCACACCTGATCTCAAGACCCCGGATCCTAAACCGGTTTCTCCAATCTCTGAGCCTAAGCCACCAGTCTCACCGATTCTCGACTCGAAACCAACTACAAATGGTACTCCTGAATCCAAGGAGCCAAGTGCACCTTTATCTCCTGGCCTGGATGCGAAGGGCACTACTCCTCCTAAAACCCCCGAATCTGGGAAAAGCTCAGTCAAAACTCCTGAGCTCATCTCCAGTGGAGGTCTAGACTCGGCTTCTCCCAATGACAGTGCACCACCTTCAAGCACTGATGGAGCTGCCACCAACTGA
- the ino80e gene encoding INO80 complex subunit E isoform X1 encodes MNGQAEVEVDYKRKYKNLKRKLKFLVYEQECFQEELRRAQRKLLKVSRDKSFLLDRLLQYERVDEESSDSDATVSSDSDGEGARERDRDAGKKRRSPGVPPVPSASSPHLSLLSRSGAVPLQSSAPAQYLNTLPFPPEYLAPSAERVKKERKTKLAKQRKDGSGKVVGPLTSSYPAGGGAAGAASGPFSWVPQQMLSEDAAEEEGDSEGDSDQGEEERGEGDEAELVIDIPNE; translated from the exons ATGAACGGACAAGCTGAAGTAGAGGTGGATTACaagagaaaatacaaaaatctcaAACGCAAATTAAAGTTTCTAGTATAT GAGCAAGAGTGTTTTCAGGAGGAGTTGAGAAGAGCTCAGAGGAAACTATTAAAAGTTTCTAGAGACAAAAG TTTTCTGTTGGACAGGCTGTTGCAGTATGAAAGAGTGGATGAAGAGTCTTCTG actCTGATGCGACAGTTTCCTCAGACAGCGATGGAGAGGgagccagagagagagacagggatGCAGGGAAAAA gaggAGAAGTCCTGGAGTTCCTCCCGTCCCGTCGGCCTCATCTCCTCATCTCTCACTCCTGTCCCGTTCTGGTGCGGTTCCTCTCCAGTCATCTGCTCCAGCACAGTACCTCAACACA TTACCCTTTCCTCCTGAGTATTTGGCTCCCTCTGCTGAGCGTgtgaagaaagagagaaaaacaaaactggcCAAACAGAGGAAAGACGGTTCAGGGAAG GTGGTTGGCCCACTCACGTCTAGTTACCCTGCAGGCGGTGGTGCAGCTGGGGCTGCGAGTGGGCCGTTCAGCTGGGTCCCACAGCAGATGCTGAGTGAGGATGCAGCCGAGGAAGAGGGAGACAGCGAGGGAGATAGTGACCaaggagaggaggagagaggaGAGGGTGACGAGGCAGAGCTGGTCATTGACATACCCAATGAGTGA
- the LOC127496979 gene encoding uncharacterized protein LOC127496979 isoform X2 — MLFALPRLAVFISAVLFNGDVVWASTHTDLDPGFLQCQECFFRGTPPQSLSELGLEQRCHRHLTGRPFASLYNTNCQTTVYTALHLSLNNGWGRGEQSMDSKEEINGDSHVAIPALYRGTTNMTPSPSNSPLLKWDVLTAELIWSSIVPMCSETSGEIYVQIGVGGFNECGGKLLWSAVCCAASDGDASFSVGLVKEGDVRVLSITALEELIGGTSLFSEGCGEMGRQGEELTSLLNKQLNDIKTPNSNAQSEEHVGVQNTQEAGTSESENEEVTEHVNGETSSYTSSLSSDMDVEESTNETESSGSALIYILSSTISLLYAPFSPIVNKVTNFPFQLTYVLQEDLAVLASVPGDSYTLVNNLCSGVCSGVSCVLGTLYQTGETSVCTIYSCLSPLASSLVLAFQEGFTGTGTLASDALGIVTGTMGNGFRIIRMVLGSVWDQMLDYLCAVSSEMGYQVSTVGSGIGKLTWRSGRGVGHLLNIVASIVGGVVENTITNVQEAFGESSGESSESQMPELLKSEVVSE; from the exons ATGCTGTTTGCTCTGCCCAGGCTCGCTGTGTTTATCTCTGCAGTGCTCTTCAATGGTGATGTAGTCTGGGCAAGTACACATACGGATCTTGATCCAGGGTTCCTCCAGTGTCAAGAGTGTTTTTTCAGAGGCACACCTCCACAATCACTGTCTGAGCTGGGTTTGGAGCAGAGGTGTCACAGACATCTGACCGGACGGCCTTTTGCATCTCTCTATAACACCAACTGCCAGACCACCGTCTATACGGCTCTTCACCTCAGCCTGAATAATGGATGGGGCAGAGGAGAGCAGAGCATG GATTCCAAAGAAGAAATCAATGGAGATTCCCATGTGGCCATCCCAGCTCTTTACAGAGGAACCACCAATATGACCCCATCACCATCCAACTCCCCTCTCCTGAAATGGGATGTTCTGACAGCAGAGCTGATATGGAGCTCCATCGTACCGATGTGTTCAGAGACGAGTGGGGAAATTTATGTGCAGATTGGTGTGGGCGGGTTTAATGAGTGTGGGGGAAAATTATTGTGGTCAGCAgtgtgttgtgctgcttcagatggAGATGCTAGTTTCAGTGTTGGGCTAGTGAAGGAGGGGGATGTAAGGGTGCTCAGCATTACGGCATTAGAGGAGCTGATAGGAGGTACAAGCCTGTTTTCAGAAGGTTGTGGTGAAATGGGACGTCAGGGAGAAGAACTTACGTCGCTCTTGAACAAGCAACTGAATGACATCAAAACACCCAACTCTAATGCACAAAGTGAAGAACACGTTGGCGTACAGAACACTCAGGAAGCAGGAACATCAGAATCAGAAAATGAGGAAGTGACAGAGCATGTTAATGGCGAAACCTCAAGCTACACATCTTCCTTGAGCTCAGACATGGACGTTGAGGAGAGCACCAATGAGACAGAGAGCTCAGGGTCTGCGCTAATCTACATTTTGTCTTCGACCATCTCTCTGCTTTATGCCCCTTTTTCTCCGATCGTAAACAAGGTCACTAACTTTCCCTTCCAGCTCACCTACGTTCTACAGGAAGATCTGGCAGTTCTGGCCTCAGTGCCTGGTGACAGCTACACTTTGGTAAACAACTTGTGCTCAGGAGTGTGTTCTGGGGTTTCATGCGTGTTGGGAACCTTGTACCAGACAGGAGAAACAAGCGTGTGCACCATTTACTCCTGCCTCAGTCCATTAGCCAGCAGCCTGGTCCTGGCATTCCAGGAGGGATTCACAGGAACGGGCACTCTGGCATCGGATGCCTTAGGGATTGTGACGGGAACAATGGGGAATGGTTTTAGGATCATCAGGATGGTTCTCGGGTCAGTCTGGGATCAGATGTTAGATTACCTGTGTGCCGTATCTTCAGAAATGGGCTACCAGGTGTCAACAGTAGGTAGTGGGATTGGAAAACTTACCTGGAGAAGTGGAAGAGGGGTGGGCCACCTGCTAAACATTGTTGCATCCATTGTAGGCGGAGTGGTGGAGAATACAATAACCAATGTCCAGGAAGCTTTCGGAGAGAGCTCAGGGGAATCATCCGAATCACAAATGCCTGAATTGCTGAAATCTGAAGTCGTCAGTGAATAG
- the si:ch73-54f23.4 gene encoding zinc-binding protein A33, which translates to MRSQSSVCFVLTRKTGMHTNHMKDTNNNFNNSLLCAQKEKLIKAIKKIKHEIDECYEAEKDAFVDALEVETRFEEIEHEIRAEFQNLHRFLDEEEETDLERLKKERDRRIKILKDREKKIAMQGRDLERAIETLNCKLREDDSPKLLKEIKELLKRCEVNFIRPAPIDTEILSGQFVGPIQYRIWKHMKTSLYPNISTLTFDPETAHPLLTLSAERTSVTFNEDNVLPKENPDERNPKRFHYYYCVMGSEGFTHGRHYWEVEVKGKSAWRVGVARADVHRGEMDSSSTLNGLWTLSLRNGSIMACTHPKPTQVLSYALPIRIGIFLDCDNEEVSFYNAVTMTPLFSFYMGTVLVPLYPFYNPCDDDDGKNCAPLSIFHPSL; encoded by the exons atGAGATCCCAGAGTTCTGTCTGCTTTGTTCTGACAAGGAAAACTGGAATGCACACAAATCACATGAAGGACACAAACAACAACTTTAACAACTCCCTCCTTTGCGCCCAAAAG gagAAGCTTATTAAGgcgattaaaaaaattaaacatgaaattgaTGAATGTTATGAAGCTGAGAAAGACGCCTTTGTGGACGCACTGGAGGTTGAG ACCAGATTTGAAGAGATAGAGCATGAAATCCGAGCAGAGTTCCAAAACCTCCATCGATTCTtagatgaggaggaggagacgGACCTGGAACGACTGAAGAAGGAAAGGGACAGACGAATAAAGATCttaaaagacagagagaaaaagattGCCATGCAGGGTAGAGATCTAGAGAGAGCCATCGAGACACTGAATTGCAAACTGCGAGAAGATGACAGTCCCAAACTTCTGAAG GAAATCAAAGAGCTTCTGAAAAG ATGTGAGGTGAATTTCATTCGCCCTGCCCCAATAGACACCGAAATCCTCTCTGGTCAGTTTGTGGGACCCATTCAGTACCGGATCTGGAAACACATGAAAACATCCCTCTACCCAA ACATATCCACGTTGACTTTTGACCCTGAAACGGCACATCCCCTCTTGACCTTATCTGCTGAGAGGACATCAGTTACTTTCAATGAGGACAATGTGCTGCCTAAGGAGAACCCAGATGAGAGGAACCCGAAGCGTTTCCACTACTACTACTGCGTGATGGGCTCAGAGGGCTTCACTCATGGCCGTCATTACTGGGAGGTGGAGGTGAAGGGCAAGTCCGCCTGGCGAGTGGGTGTGGCCAGAGCGGATGTGCATCGTGGGGAGATGGACTCTTCCTCCACATTAAATGGACTGTGGACGCTGTCCCTGAGAAATGGCTCGATCATGGCCTGCACCCACCCAAAGCCCACACAGGTGCTCTCATACGCCCTCCCCATCCGCATCGGCATCTTCCTGGACTGTGATAATGAGGAGGTGTCTTTCTACAACGCTGTCACCATGACACCACTCTTCTCCTTCTACATGGGGACTGTTCTAGTGCCGCTCTATCCATTCTACAACCCATGTGACGATGATGATGGAAAGAACTGCGCTCCTCTTTCCATCTTCCATCCATCACTCTGA
- the ino80e gene encoding INO80 complex subunit E isoform X2, with protein sequence MNGQAEVEVDYKRKYKNLKRKLKFLVYEQECFQEELRRAQRKLLKVSRDKSFLLDRLLQYERVDEESSDSDATVSSDSDGEGARERDRDAGKKRRSPGVPPVPSASSPHLSLLSRSGAVPLQSSAPAQYLNTVVGPLTSSYPAGGGAAGAASGPFSWVPQQMLSEDAAEEEGDSEGDSDQGEEERGEGDEAELVIDIPNE encoded by the exons ATGAACGGACAAGCTGAAGTAGAGGTGGATTACaagagaaaatacaaaaatctcaAACGCAAATTAAAGTTTCTAGTATAT GAGCAAGAGTGTTTTCAGGAGGAGTTGAGAAGAGCTCAGAGGAAACTATTAAAAGTTTCTAGAGACAAAAG TTTTCTGTTGGACAGGCTGTTGCAGTATGAAAGAGTGGATGAAGAGTCTTCTG actCTGATGCGACAGTTTCCTCAGACAGCGATGGAGAGGgagccagagagagagacagggatGCAGGGAAAAA gaggAGAAGTCCTGGAGTTCCTCCCGTCCCGTCGGCCTCATCTCCTCATCTCTCACTCCTGTCCCGTTCTGGTGCGGTTCCTCTCCAGTCATCTGCTCCAGCACAGTACCTCAACACA GTGGTTGGCCCACTCACGTCTAGTTACCCTGCAGGCGGTGGTGCAGCTGGGGCTGCGAGTGGGCCGTTCAGCTGGGTCCCACAGCAGATGCTGAGTGAGGATGCAGCCGAGGAAGAGGGAGACAGCGAGGGAGATAGTGACCaaggagaggaggagagaggaGAGGGTGACGAGGCAGAGCTGGTCATTGACATACCCAATGAGTGA
- the LOC127496979 gene encoding uncharacterized protein LOC127496979 isoform X1, whose amino-acid sequence MLFALPRLAVFISAVLFNGDVVWASTHTDLDPGFLQCQECFFRGTPPQSLSELGLEQRCHRHLTGRPFASLYNTNCQTTVYTALHLSLNNGWGRGEQSMQDSKEEINGDSHVAIPALYRGTTNMTPSPSNSPLLKWDVLTAELIWSSIVPMCSETSGEIYVQIGVGGFNECGGKLLWSAVCCAASDGDASFSVGLVKEGDVRVLSITALEELIGGTSLFSEGCGEMGRQGEELTSLLNKQLNDIKTPNSNAQSEEHVGVQNTQEAGTSESENEEVTEHVNGETSSYTSSLSSDMDVEESTNETESSGSALIYILSSTISLLYAPFSPIVNKVTNFPFQLTYVLQEDLAVLASVPGDSYTLVNNLCSGVCSGVSCVLGTLYQTGETSVCTIYSCLSPLASSLVLAFQEGFTGTGTLASDALGIVTGTMGNGFRIIRMVLGSVWDQMLDYLCAVSSEMGYQVSTVGSGIGKLTWRSGRGVGHLLNIVASIVGGVVENTITNVQEAFGESSGESSESQMPELLKSEVVSE is encoded by the exons ATGCTGTTTGCTCTGCCCAGGCTCGCTGTGTTTATCTCTGCAGTGCTCTTCAATGGTGATGTAGTCTGGGCAAGTACACATACGGATCTTGATCCAGGGTTCCTCCAGTGTCAAGAGTGTTTTTTCAGAGGCACACCTCCACAATCACTGTCTGAGCTGGGTTTGGAGCAGAGGTGTCACAGACATCTGACCGGACGGCCTTTTGCATCTCTCTATAACACCAACTGCCAGACCACCGTCTATACGGCTCTTCACCTCAGCCTGAATAATGGATGGGGCAGAGGAGAGCAGAGCATG CAGGATTCCAAAGAAGAAATCAATGGAGATTCCCATGTGGCCATCCCAGCTCTTTACAGAGGAACCACCAATATGACCCCATCACCATCCAACTCCCCTCTCCTGAAATGGGATGTTCTGACAGCAGAGCTGATATGGAGCTCCATCGTACCGATGTGTTCAGAGACGAGTGGGGAAATTTATGTGCAGATTGGTGTGGGCGGGTTTAATGAGTGTGGGGGAAAATTATTGTGGTCAGCAgtgtgttgtgctgcttcagatggAGATGCTAGTTTCAGTGTTGGGCTAGTGAAGGAGGGGGATGTAAGGGTGCTCAGCATTACGGCATTAGAGGAGCTGATAGGAGGTACAAGCCTGTTTTCAGAAGGTTGTGGTGAAATGGGACGTCAGGGAGAAGAACTTACGTCGCTCTTGAACAAGCAACTGAATGACATCAAAACACCCAACTCTAATGCACAAAGTGAAGAACACGTTGGCGTACAGAACACTCAGGAAGCAGGAACATCAGAATCAGAAAATGAGGAAGTGACAGAGCATGTTAATGGCGAAACCTCAAGCTACACATCTTCCTTGAGCTCAGACATGGACGTTGAGGAGAGCACCAATGAGACAGAGAGCTCAGGGTCTGCGCTAATCTACATTTTGTCTTCGACCATCTCTCTGCTTTATGCCCCTTTTTCTCCGATCGTAAACAAGGTCACTAACTTTCCCTTCCAGCTCACCTACGTTCTACAGGAAGATCTGGCAGTTCTGGCCTCAGTGCCTGGTGACAGCTACACTTTGGTAAACAACTTGTGCTCAGGAGTGTGTTCTGGGGTTTCATGCGTGTTGGGAACCTTGTACCAGACAGGAGAAACAAGCGTGTGCACCATTTACTCCTGCCTCAGTCCATTAGCCAGCAGCCTGGTCCTGGCATTCCAGGAGGGATTCACAGGAACGGGCACTCTGGCATCGGATGCCTTAGGGATTGTGACGGGAACAATGGGGAATGGTTTTAGGATCATCAGGATGGTTCTCGGGTCAGTCTGGGATCAGATGTTAGATTACCTGTGTGCCGTATCTTCAGAAATGGGCTACCAGGTGTCAACAGTAGGTAGTGGGATTGGAAAACTTACCTGGAGAAGTGGAAGAGGGGTGGGCCACCTGCTAAACATTGTTGCATCCATTGTAGGCGGAGTGGTGGAGAATACAATAACCAATGTCCAGGAAGCTTTCGGAGAGAGCTCAGGGGAATCATCCGAATCACAAATGCCTGAATTGCTGAAATCTGAAGTCGTCAGTGAATAG